A segment of the Acidobacteriota bacterium genome:
GTGCTTAGATCGCGCGCTTGATCTCGATCGGCTTGCTCTTGCCGCCCTGGCTGACGCCGCGGCTCGCGGCCTTCGCCGCCGCCTTGGCGGCTTTTGCCTTGCTGTCGGCGTGCTGGATGAGCAGCACTTCGATCTGCCGCAGCAGATCTTGCGTGTTCAACGGCTTCACCAGTATGCTCTGCGCGCCTTCTTGCTTCCAATCGTTGCCCAGCGTCGGATAGGCGGTCAGGATGGCGGTGGCCGGCTTCGACTCCGCCTTCCTCGCGGCGCG
Coding sequences within it:
- a CDS encoding response regulator encodes the protein MKRRILLVDDELAILLTLKAILEINGFEVETAISGKEGIAKLKATAYDMVITDMKMESEHAGYDVVRAARKAESKPATAILTAYPTLGNDWKQEGAQSILVKPLNTQDLLRQIEVLLIQHADSKAKAAKAAAKAASRGVSQGGKSKPIEIKRAI